Proteins co-encoded in one Desulfitobacterium hafniense DCB-2 genomic window:
- a CDS encoding class I SAM-dependent methyltransferase, whose protein sequence is MSKLRLYPKVARLFLGGHIVAGEDIANSYSLVSPGYEQWFLNTMHRYNDEMIGELSKHLDPSQSLQILDLAAGTGYNAQAMQGLFPASRLTLVDISPGMLKEARQNLGEDVSLITSDMLNYLANCADNTFDVVICAWAIKYRNPLHVIRHCHRVLKPGGYLAVIVNTKDTLPQVARIYPQLLARHVPKITKLMLPLPNPRDLAAFDGWFRKYSFTKIKSQKGFQDFIFPTSRELAEFIVSTGALAGFDVMLDLRDPAVFADLVQLLADHHFTGTTHRYVYGIYQKLSCSQRNLRRRKANE, encoded by the coding sequence ATGAGCAAACTTCGTTTGTATCCTAAAGTGGCCCGCTTGTTTCTGGGAGGGCACATCGTAGCCGGCGAGGACATCGCCAACTCCTACAGTCTGGTCAGCCCCGGCTACGAGCAATGGTTTTTAAACACCATGCACCGCTACAATGATGAAATGATTGGGGAATTAAGCAAACACCTGGACCCTTCCCAATCCTTACAGATTCTGGACCTGGCCGCAGGAACCGGCTATAATGCCCAAGCCATGCAGGGGTTGTTTCCTGCCTCCCGGCTGACCCTGGTGGATATTTCCCCCGGCATGCTGAAGGAAGCCCGCCAAAACCTTGGTGAAGACGTTTCCCTGATCACCTCCGATATGCTGAACTATTTGGCAAACTGTGCTGACAACACTTTTGATGTTGTGATCTGTGCCTGGGCCATCAAATACCGGAATCCCCTGCACGTCATCCGGCACTGCCACCGGGTTCTGAAACCGGGAGGTTATCTGGCCGTTATCGTCAATACCAAAGACACCCTGCCCCAAGTGGCCCGCATTTACCCCCAGCTGTTAGCCCGGCATGTCCCTAAAATCACCAAGTTGATGCTGCCCCTGCCCAATCCCCGGGATTTGGCAGCCTTCGATGGCTGGTTCCGGAAATATTCCTTCACTAAAATCAAGAGCCAAAAGGGCTTTCAGGATTTTATCTTTCCGACAAGCCGGGAGTTAGCTGAGTTTATCGTATCCACCGGAGCCCTGGCGGGCTTCGATGTCATGCTGGATTTAAGAGACCCCGCCGTTTTTGCCGATCTGGTCCAGCTCTTAGCAGACCATCATTTTACCGGAACCACCCACCGCTATGTGTACGGGATTTACCAAAAACTCAGCTGCAGCCAACGCAATCTTCGGAGGAGGAAAGCCAATGAATAA
- a CDS encoding radical SAM/SPASM domain-containing protein, whose amino-acid sequence MNKRMIARMCLDKGTLANFLEIHRRFSPSPNYRLRNMVKCGLNAIKHDRLIRHEQSYLLNSFIPPLNSPAFLNIALQVPGEGPDFFDNHVQGKRLAPISTYIAVTGKCRYNCWHCSAASAGQSAGQKELSTPALIRIVQKLQDLGVGIIGFTGGEPLLRDDLEEIVAAVDRQKSMVLVFSTGFNLTLERAAALKGAGLFGIALSLDSVRKERHDELRGYPGAYDQALNGIRNARQAGLYTMSQTVCTRELMAEGEIFELAEMLKGSGIHEMRIMEPLPCGRLSGPSSALLSAEEQNQLKQLHITLNGDQRYPKASVFPYFESAEQFGCGAGTQHSYVDAAGNFGPCDFLEDLRYGNLLTDDVREVWQKMHQASGGPKCSCLAKDPEQCNSALPKFYRLLGGIRP is encoded by the coding sequence ATGAATAAACGGATGATCGCCCGCATGTGCCTGGACAAAGGGACTCTGGCCAATTTTCTGGAAATCCACCGCCGGTTCTCCCCCTCCCCCAACTACCGGCTGAGGAACATGGTAAAATGCGGCCTCAACGCCATTAAACACGACCGGTTGATCCGGCATGAGCAGAGCTATCTCCTGAACTCCTTTATTCCCCCCCTTAATTCTCCCGCCTTTTTGAACATAGCCCTGCAGGTACCGGGAGAAGGGCCGGATTTCTTCGATAATCATGTTCAGGGAAAGCGCCTGGCCCCCATTTCCACTTATATCGCCGTCACCGGAAAATGCCGGTACAATTGCTGGCATTGCAGTGCGGCCTCCGCCGGACAATCTGCCGGACAAAAGGAACTGAGCACCCCGGCCCTGATCAGGATTGTGCAAAAACTGCAGGATCTAGGGGTGGGAATCATCGGTTTTACCGGCGGCGAGCCCCTGCTCAGGGATGATCTGGAGGAGATTGTTGCTGCTGTGGACCGGCAGAAAAGCATGGTCCTGGTGTTTTCCACCGGCTTTAACCTGACTTTAGAGCGGGCGGCGGCTTTAAAGGGGGCAGGATTATTCGGCATCGCCCTCAGCCTGGATTCCGTGCGGAAAGAGAGGCACGATGAGCTGAGAGGCTATCCGGGAGCCTACGACCAGGCTTTGAACGGGATCAGGAATGCCCGGCAGGCTGGACTGTATACTATGAGCCAGACGGTGTGCACCCGGGAGCTCATGGCAGAGGGGGAAATATTCGAACTGGCCGAAATGCTCAAAGGGTCAGGAATCCACGAGATGCGGATCATGGAACCCCTTCCCTGCGGCAGATTGTCCGGTCCCAGCTCTGCCCTGCTTTCTGCCGAGGAACAAAACCAGCTCAAACAGCTGCATATTACATTAAACGGCGATCAACGCTACCCGAAGGCTTCCGTTTTCCCTTATTTTGAATCCGCCGAGCAGTTCGGCTGCGGTGCCGGCACCCAGCACAGCTATGTGGATGCCGCGGGCAACTTCGGGCCCTGCGACTTTTTAGAAGACCTCAGATACGGAAACCTTTTGACCGACGATGTCCGGGAAGTATGGCAGAAAATGCACCAGGCTTCCGGCGGACCAAAATGCTCCTGCCTGGCTAAAGACCCGGAACAGTGCAACTCTGCTCTCCCTAAATTTTATCGCCTGCTGGGTGGGATTCGGCCATGA
- a CDS encoding P-II family nitrogen regulator has protein sequence MENDNNLKALYIIVNAGFADEVVEIARQAGAGGGTVINARGSGPVHKSIMGITVDTEKEIILSIVNEDAVENIMAAIQEKAGLNSPANGICFIMPVEKCLIKQ, from the coding sequence ATGGAAAACGATAACAACCTTAAAGCTCTCTACATCATCGTCAACGCCGGCTTCGCCGACGAGGTGGTGGAAATCGCCCGCCAGGCAGGAGCAGGAGGAGGGACCGTCATCAACGCCCGCGGTTCCGGCCCGGTGCATAAATCGATTATGGGAATTACCGTCGATACTGAAAAAGAAATCATCTTAAGTATCGTCAACGAGGATGCCGTGGAAAATATCATGGCCGCCATCCAGGAAAAAGCGGGGCTGAACTCCCCCGCCAACGGTATTTGCTTTATTATGCCTGTGGAAAAATGCCTGATTAAGCAATAA
- a CDS encoding TRAP transporter small permease: MGDTVKDSSRFQALISLDTIQTKLEKTVVSLGMISATLILFINILYSAVSGSTLPWAAEITQYIMVWVIFIGASLLMRSTGHVTMDLIARFIPKKTVLYLDIFIYAVVCAFLTYLVYIGWNMTLDVYSTGQTMTTLNASMVWVYLGFPVGVLLMAINALKLVVIKLRQAIGGEIN; the protein is encoded by the coding sequence ATGGGTGATACTGTTAAAGACTCATCCAGGTTTCAAGCCCTTATTTCACTCGATACCATCCAAACTAAGCTAGAAAAGACAGTAGTATCCTTAGGGATGATTTCAGCAACATTAATTTTATTTATCAATATTTTGTATAGCGCTGTGAGCGGCTCAACACTTCCTTGGGCAGCCGAGATCACACAATATATCATGGTTTGGGTCATATTCATCGGAGCAAGCCTTCTCATGAGGTCCACCGGGCATGTAACCATGGATTTGATTGCAAGATTTATTCCGAAAAAAACGGTCTTGTATTTGGATATCTTTATTTATGCCGTGGTATGTGCTTTTTTGACCTACTTGGTATATATCGGCTGGAATATGACGTTGGATGTCTATAGTACCGGGCAAACGATGACAACCCTTAACGCATCGATGGTGTGGGTGTATTTAGGCTTCCCGGTTGGTGTGCTCCTTATGGCTATTAATGCATTAAAGCTTGTGGTTATTAAGCTAAGACAAGCAATCGGGGGGGAAATAAATTGA
- a CDS encoding alpha/beta fold hydrolase, with the protein MKSGHGTLTYGGFSIHYALYGKGNPLLCLHGLNLDGRMFAGKNMKELFPDRMIVALDLPGYGRSDFIPGAGVLEISKLIDQLADKLDLNQFELCGFCLGGIFALDYAIRNPDRLSRLYLIETMIYLPWWMTLCNTSVFHILYRGFSRNRLCLALLEMVPALKGLRKMQSLKLTSRLWNNRVNSIYINMMKEYQKIDHLQRSKAVSCETMLIFSDQSFKMIRKTNYGLQAALRHSTLYRLPAGGHFSPVSGLTFPICRGGR; encoded by the coding sequence ATGAAATCAGGCCATGGCACCCTAACCTATGGCGGCTTTTCTATCCATTACGCCTTATACGGCAAGGGCAACCCTCTCCTTTGCCTCCATGGCCTGAACTTAGATGGAAGGATGTTTGCCGGCAAAAATATGAAAGAACTCTTTCCGGACAGGATGATCGTAGCCCTGGACCTGCCCGGTTATGGCCGCTCCGACTTTATCCCCGGGGCAGGGGTATTGGAAATCAGCAAGCTGATCGATCAGTTAGCCGACAAACTGGATTTAAACCAGTTTGAGTTATGCGGATTTTGCCTGGGAGGAATTTTTGCCCTGGATTATGCCATCCGCAACCCAGACCGTCTATCCAGACTGTACCTGATCGAAACCATGATCTATCTGCCCTGGTGGATGACCCTCTGCAATACCTCTGTTTTCCATATTCTTTACAGAGGGTTCAGCCGGAACAGGTTGTGCCTTGCCCTCCTGGAAATGGTCCCCGCCCTGAAGGGTCTGAGAAAAATGCAGAGCCTGAAGCTTACCTCCAGGCTCTGGAACAACCGGGTTAATTCTATCTATATCAACATGATGAAGGAATACCAAAAAATCGATCATCTGCAAAGAAGCAAAGCGGTGTCCTGCGAGACCATGCTGATCTTTTCCGATCAGTCTTTCAAGATGATTCGCAAGACAAACTATGGCTTACAGGCAGCACTTAGACATTCTACTCTATATCGGCTTCCTGCCGGCGGGCATTTTTCTCCGGTATCCGGCTTGACCTTCCCGATCTGCCGAGGAGGCCGGTAA
- a CDS encoding GIY-YIG nuclease family protein gives MMDIKRKKQLLEEYKNRKPEMGVVSFRCTATGEAFLGIAKDTRAVFNSTRCKLSANGHPNQRLQELWDHYGESGFELSVLKVLKYEDPQADHTDELEALREQCLAQDKQARRIWR, from the coding sequence ATGATGGATATCAAAAGAAAAAAACAACTTCTTGAGGAATATAAGAACAGAAAACCCGAAATGGGTGTCGTTTCTTTCCGCTGTACTGCCACAGGAGAAGCTTTCCTGGGTATTGCCAAAGATACCAGAGCTGTTTTCAACAGCACCCGCTGTAAACTGTCGGCCAACGGGCACCCTAATCAACGGCTGCAGGAGCTTTGGGACCACTATGGAGAAAGCGGATTTGAATTGTCTGTGCTTAAGGTTTTGAAATACGAAGATCCTCAGGCTGATCACACAGATGAACTGGAAGCGCTGCGTGAGCAGTGTCTGGCCCAGGATAAACAAGCAAGGAGGATTTGGCGATGA
- a CDS encoding class I SAM-dependent methyltransferase translates to MTSILFDVFYRSYDNFMKTFRLDDHEAILSQLRALAAKGRPGPPEPFKIADIGGGTGVLAHSLLELGHDVTIIDPAQRMTAIAKERNPRVTVINEALAKVSPEPLYDVIILRDCFHHIADQGPALSKLSQILQDDGLLIIQDFSPNSLRAQLLFTLERCLLEKIYPIPSSDLAAMMARAGFSGTIIRLNSRDYLAIGTKSSKQSTKEKPAEVEQ, encoded by the coding sequence ATGACCAGTATCCTGTTTGATGTTTTTTACCGCTCCTATGATAACTTTATGAAAACTTTCCGGCTGGACGATCATGAGGCTATCCTCAGCCAGCTCAGGGCTCTGGCCGCTAAAGGCCGGCCCGGCCCGCCAGAACCCTTTAAGATCGCCGACATCGGCGGGGGTACGGGGGTATTGGCTCATAGCCTGCTGGAGCTGGGCCATGACGTTACCATCATCGACCCGGCCCAGAGGATGACGGCTATCGCTAAAGAACGAAACCCCCGGGTTACAGTCATTAATGAAGCCTTGGCGAAGGTAAGCCCGGAGCCCCTCTACGATGTAATCATTTTAAGGGATTGTTTTCACCACATTGCCGACCAGGGGCCGGCACTGAGCAAGCTCTCCCAAATCCTTCAGGATGACGGGCTGCTGATCATTCAGGACTTCTCTCCTAATAGTTTAAGAGCTCAACTGCTCTTTACACTGGAACGGTGTCTGCTGGAAAAAATATATCCCATTCCTTCCTCCGACCTGGCCGCCATGATGGCCCGGGCCGGTTTTAGCGGCACCATTATCCGGCTGAACAGCCGCGATTATTTGGCGATAGGGACTAAATCAAGTAAGCAAAGCACTAAAGAAAAACCTGCCGAGGTGGAACAATGA
- a CDS encoding DUF6530 family protein, with amino-acid sequence MNKDIVMTAEQYDLIDGRRAYRSDIKRLTLGAPIMADNQAMPIAAQVWKETTEGRLEISTELPLHQLIDLMILLSRTLLHFREAYRLPLLYDPEKPTVERLGVQGGVLSVAVCTENLDIREDIQKFSQALNDLGELTGERLRVLSRILEELE; translated from the coding sequence ATGAACAAGGATATCGTGATGACTGCCGAGCAGTATGACCTCATCGACGGGAGAAGGGCTTATCGGTCGGATATCAAACGCCTGACCCTGGGCGCACCCATCATGGCCGACAACCAGGCTATGCCGATTGCCGCCCAAGTATGGAAAGAAACAACAGAGGGCAGATTAGAAATCAGTACAGAGCTTCCCCTTCATCAACTCATCGATCTGATGATTCTCCTCAGCCGCACCCTGCTGCATTTTCGCGAAGCTTACCGGCTGCCCCTGCTCTATGATCCGGAGAAACCGACTGTGGAACGCCTTGGTGTTCAGGGGGGTGTTCTCTCCGTGGCTGTTTGCACTGAAAACCTGGATATCAGGGAGGACATTCAGAAATTCTCCCAAGCCCTCAATGATCTGGGCGAACTGACCGGAGAACGGCTGCGCGTGCTGTCCCGCATCTTAGAAGAACTGGAGTAG
- a CDS encoding helix-turn-helix domain-containing protein yields MDCAKVGRLILQLRKEKGLTQQQVADMLNISNKTISKWERGLGCPDVTLWSGLSAVLGADIQKMLEGKLDPNSPDVGKIDKTLFYVCPACGNILTSTGKASLACCGRKLQPLKPVPCTADHAITVEKLDMDYFITIDHDMMKDHYIPFVAYVLYDRMLLTRLYPEQSAEVRIPILKKAGHLYVYCTRHGLQKYSGVFE; encoded by the coding sequence ATGGATTGCGCCAAAGTGGGGCGTTTAATTTTACAATTGCGCAAAGAAAAGGGTCTGACTCAGCAACAGGTTGCGGATATGCTGAATATCAGCAACAAGACGATTTCCAAATGGGAGCGCGGCTTGGGCTGCCCCGATGTTACCCTCTGGTCCGGGCTTTCCGCAGTGCTGGGGGCGGATATTCAAAAAATGCTGGAGGGAAAGCTCGATCCCAACTCACCCGATGTGGGGAAGATTGATAAAACTCTATTCTATGTCTGCCCAGCCTGCGGCAACATTCTGACCAGTACGGGGAAAGCCTCCCTCGCCTGCTGCGGACGAAAACTCCAGCCCTTAAAGCCGGTGCCCTGTACCGCAGATCATGCCATCACCGTGGAGAAGCTGGACATGGACTATTTTATTACCATTGACCATGACATGATGAAAGACCACTATATCCCCTTTGTGGCTTATGTACTTTATGACAGAATGCTGCTCACCCGCTTGTATCCGGAGCAAAGCGCGGAAGTCCGTATTCCCATACTGAAAAAGGCCGGCCATCTGTACGTGTATTGTACAAGGCACGGCCTGCAAAAATATTCCGGTGTTTTTGAGTAA
- a CDS encoding AAA family ATPase codes for MENRWILSPARQLTEEETSLVWQKPATHIESEAERRISAEVYRNWTRGEMKLTTILLEGDAGSGKTQLAKALSANFGLPYTKVTCFADMDKSDILGSILPVLPEDGNKAEAVTYNYYPSEIVQAYEKGWLLEIQEPTVIRDAAVLMALNSALEPEGSINLPTRIAHRHPDFIAVITTNRGYNGCRPLNEALRDRVQHSEKMDLPAVEVMMERGLAKTGCTDQELLLTFARAIVLLDQTAKANAIKGVAGMRSYFFWVDAVLQGSKTVEALYHKVIYKITTDPDEILILEQALAKQGMLAALEKVSQQSGRAQGEIMEIHAEGTMDAQFSAPAPDDMPAVALRKSADSEGHANDDGENTSSTQSSDQGENGNPIYHELQPTSPEELERQKRDFRKHLNQQAREMVKGSCHEKVNLIVHRPEATLAHRREYEQIASGLLPVIRELVRKTAPLLEHEVATEFGKSRLYGTKFHAEKLASPDFRCFSQKCPPNEEPSLAVALRIDESASMSAFGRLTAAKQAAVAVYEFCTSCGIPTLIYGDTADRSPLERMSLYSYIDYENPSLNDKYSLMAIQGHSNNRDGMALRILSEKLLQAPQKTKLLISISDGQPKALPDYTGEVALADMKEVIRDYSRQGIVFLAAAIGQDKETLCDIYGPERYLDITDLRQLPARLVQVIAKYL; via the coding sequence ATGGAAAACAGGTGGATTCTGTCGCCGGCCAGACAGCTGACAGAGGAAGAGACATCCCTTGTCTGGCAAAAGCCCGCCACTCACATCGAAAGTGAGGCTGAGCGCCGCATCTCTGCAGAAGTGTACCGGAATTGGACACGGGGTGAAATGAAACTAACCACTATCCTTTTGGAAGGAGATGCCGGCTCCGGCAAGACACAGCTTGCCAAAGCCCTCTCGGCCAACTTTGGTCTGCCTTATACGAAAGTGACCTGTTTCGCCGATATGGACAAATCCGACATCCTGGGTTCCATCCTGCCCGTACTGCCGGAGGACGGAAACAAGGCTGAAGCCGTAACCTACAACTATTATCCCTCGGAAATTGTCCAGGCTTATGAAAAGGGATGGCTGTTGGAGATTCAGGAACCTACGGTCATCCGGGACGCGGCGGTGCTGATGGCTCTTAATTCGGCCTTGGAGCCGGAGGGCAGTATCAATCTGCCCACCCGGATTGCCCATCGTCATCCCGATTTTATCGCAGTCATTACCACAAACCGCGGCTACAACGGCTGCCGCCCTCTGAACGAGGCTTTGCGTGACCGTGTGCAGCACAGTGAGAAGATGGATCTGCCTGCTGTGGAAGTCATGATGGAACGAGGGTTGGCTAAAACCGGCTGCACCGATCAGGAACTTCTGCTGACCTTTGCCCGGGCTATCGTTTTGCTGGATCAAACCGCCAAAGCCAACGCCATCAAAGGTGTAGCCGGTATGCGTTCCTATTTTTTCTGGGTGGATGCCGTTCTGCAGGGTTCAAAAACGGTGGAGGCCCTCTATCACAAGGTGATTTATAAAATCACCACCGATCCCGATGAAATCCTGATTCTTGAGCAAGCTCTGGCAAAACAGGGCATGTTGGCAGCCCTGGAAAAGGTGTCCCAACAGTCAGGAAGAGCCCAGGGCGAAATCATGGAAATCCACGCCGAAGGAACTATGGATGCCCAGTTCTCCGCCCCGGCACCGGATGATATGCCGGCGGTTGCCTTGCGCAAGTCAGCCGACAGTGAAGGACATGCTAATGATGATGGAGAAAATACCAGCTCTACTCAAAGCTCGGATCAGGGTGAGAACGGCAATCCCATCTACCACGAGCTGCAGCCAACTTCCCCTGAGGAATTGGAGCGGCAAAAGCGGGATTTCCGCAAGCATCTGAACCAGCAAGCCCGGGAAATGGTCAAAGGATCCTGCCACGAGAAGGTCAATCTGATTGTCCACCGTCCGGAAGCAACTCTTGCTCATCGGCGTGAATATGAGCAGATTGCCTCCGGCTTGCTGCCGGTCATCCGGGAATTGGTGCGCAAAACTGCTCCCTTGTTGGAACATGAAGTGGCCACGGAATTCGGGAAATCCCGTCTTTATGGAACGAAGTTCCATGCCGAAAAGCTGGCTTCTCCCGATTTTCGCTGCTTTTCCCAGAAGTGCCCGCCTAATGAAGAACCTTCTCTGGCGGTAGCACTGCGCATTGACGAATCGGCCTCCATGAGTGCCTTTGGACGGTTAACAGCCGCCAAACAGGCGGCTGTGGCAGTTTATGAATTTTGTACAAGCTGCGGCATACCCACCTTGATTTACGGGGATACGGCAGATCGCTCACCTTTGGAGCGGATGTCCCTATACTCCTATATTGACTATGAGAACCCATCCCTCAACGACAAGTATTCCCTCATGGCGATTCAAGGACACAGCAACAACCGGGACGGCATGGCCCTGCGCATCCTGAGCGAAAAACTGCTGCAAGCTCCCCAAAAGACCAAGCTGCTCATCAGCATCAGCGACGGTCAGCCCAAGGCCCTGCCCGACTACACCGGCGAGGTTGCCCTAGCCGATATGAAAGAGGTCATCAGGGACTACAGCCGCCAAGGCATCGTATTTCTGGCCGCTGCCATTGGGCAGGATAAGGAGACCCTTTGTGATATTTACGGGCCGGAACGCTATCTGGACATTACCGATTTACGGCAACTGCCGGCCCGGCTGGTTCAAGTCATTGCCAAATATCTCTAG
- a CDS encoding TRAP transporter substrate-binding protein, producing the protein MKKVLGLVLTLALSLTFTGCASKTNNNGDSAMAGSNEKQIVMKIGHTQIEQSPRHAVSLKIKEYVEKESNGRIAVQIYPNSQLGNSKEQVEGLQTGSIEMVVFPTTSVTDFQPIFTLPDIPYLFPTDQEKLLKLYKSDAFKTFMAAGDDKGFKALATLFEGYATISSKIPVTEASQLKDMKLRIIGSNIAKTYYTNLGVPPNVIAFSEVYTSLQTGRINSLDIPISQMYENKFYEVCENMTETKHFALTSLVMVNKSWYDALPEDLQKIIGDAAEMAAPEAANVVNATTEKARKDMPGVQFYQPTDDLVNQLKEQTGKMEEEYVKVNGEKGKQILDGIKQAVQVLN; encoded by the coding sequence ATGAAAAAGGTGTTGGGGTTAGTGCTGACCCTTGCTTTAAGCCTTACCTTCACTGGATGTGCTTCAAAAACCAATAATAATGGAGACTCTGCGATGGCAGGGTCAAACGAAAAGCAGATCGTTATGAAAATAGGACACACCCAAATTGAACAAAGTCCGCGCCACGCCGTGTCACTAAAGATAAAAGAATATGTAGAAAAAGAAAGCAACGGCAGAATAGCTGTGCAAATTTATCCGAATTCCCAACTTGGCAATTCAAAGGAGCAAGTTGAGGGTTTGCAAACAGGATCTATTGAGATGGTTGTTTTCCCGACAACATCGGTAACAGATTTCCAACCCATTTTTACTTTGCCTGATATTCCCTATCTGTTCCCTACGGATCAAGAGAAGCTATTAAAACTGTATAAATCTGACGCCTTTAAAACATTTATGGCTGCAGGCGACGACAAAGGGTTCAAGGCCTTAGCCACCTTGTTTGAAGGCTATGCAACAATTTCGTCTAAGATACCGGTTACTGAAGCAAGTCAGCTAAAGGATATGAAGCTTCGCATTATCGGCAGCAACATTGCTAAAACCTATTACACCAACTTAGGCGTTCCTCCCAATGTTATTGCATTTTCCGAAGTATATACCTCATTACAAACAGGCCGGATCAATTCACTGGATATCCCTATCTCCCAGATGTATGAAAACAAGTTCTATGAAGTATGTGAAAACATGACGGAGACGAAACATTTTGCCTTAACAAGCCTGGTCATGGTTAATAAAAGCTGGTATGACGCTCTTCCCGAAGATCTGCAAAAGATTATTGGCGATGCTGCAGAAATGGCTGCTCCTGAAGCAGCCAATGTGGTTAACGCTACGACAGAAAAAGCCAGGAAGGATATGCCGGGAGTTCAATTCTATCAACCAACCGATGACTTGGTCAATCAACTCAAAGAGCAAACCGGCAAGATGGAAGAGGAATACGTAAAAGTAAATGGAGAAAAAGGCAAGCAAATTTTAGATGGGATTAAACAGGCGGTTCAAGTGCTGAATTAA
- a CDS encoding DUF1538 domain-containing protein, whose amino-acid sequence MKYFNTLKEVFISSLPLAAVIIIVCGFVAPMENAYDYVKLAVGYLGVVVGQALFLNGLDISILPIGKLVGSSLIRLKKALFIIIVGFLFGLLATVAEPALWVLAKQTHMIMAGVNEMVFVWVLSTGIGLFVGFSLFRILKDLNIKIVFAVFYIVIFIVVIFVPEQFIALAFDGSGATTGDVSVPFILALGLGISATMSKSKTNEDTFGIIGLASVGPILAVFIYGIVLKGVYGGVIPPAGLYNPGAVEHLGEIILDNMGGVALALFPIVIVFLPFQLFLIKLSKREFIKILLGTLVVYVGLLIFLSGIDFGFAFAGKYIGEVFLDAARPGWFKWLLLLVGFVLGAAITLSEPAVTVLGEQLEEITNGHITKMSIRITLAIGIGFAALICMVKILTQINILWFLIPLYAIALIMLRFSSRLFVGLAFDSGGVTGGALTSAFLTPLTLGTAQAVAASAGPGAQSVLINGFGIIAFISVTPLIAVQALGIIYDIRLSKTRKLITEAEAAELEELAALAAQAGKTETRDVQKKETNEESFIMEVKDRHE is encoded by the coding sequence ATGAAATACTTTAACACCCTTAAAGAAGTTTTCATATCGTCCCTGCCCCTGGCCGCAGTGATCATCATTGTGTGCGGTTTTGTAGCGCCCATGGAAAATGCTTACGATTACGTAAAGCTGGCCGTGGGCTATCTGGGTGTGGTTGTCGGACAGGCCTTGTTTTTGAACGGACTTGATATCAGTATTCTGCCCATCGGAAAGCTGGTGGGCAGTTCGCTGATCCGGCTGAAAAAAGCCCTTTTCATTATCATCGTCGGTTTTTTGTTTGGACTTCTGGCCACCGTCGCCGAACCGGCCCTGTGGGTATTGGCGAAGCAGACCCACATGATTATGGCAGGCGTTAACGAAATGGTTTTCGTATGGGTTCTGAGCACGGGAATAGGTCTGTTTGTCGGGTTTTCCCTGTTCAGAATTCTGAAAGACCTGAATATCAAAATCGTTTTCGCCGTGTTTTATATCGTGATCTTTATTGTGGTTATTTTTGTTCCCGAACAGTTCATCGCTTTGGCCTTCGATGGCAGCGGAGCCACCACGGGTGATGTCTCAGTGCCCTTTATCCTAGCGCTGGGTCTAGGGATTTCCGCCACTATGTCCAAATCCAAAACCAACGAAGACACCTTCGGCATCATTGGTTTGGCCTCAGTAGGTCCGATTCTGGCGGTGTTTATTTATGGCATCGTGCTCAAAGGGGTCTACGGCGGAGTAATTCCTCCCGCCGGGCTGTATAATCCGGGAGCTGTGGAGCATCTGGGTGAAATCATCCTGGACAATATGGGAGGCGTTGCCCTGGCCCTATTTCCGATTGTGATTGTATTTTTGCCTTTTCAGCTGTTTCTGATTAAGCTGTCCAAAAGGGAGTTCATCAAGATCCTGCTGGGAACCCTCGTCGTATATGTCGGTCTGCTTATCTTTTTGTCGGGAATCGACTTCGGCTTTGCCTTTGCCGGCAAATACATTGGTGAAGTTTTTCTGGATGCTGCCCGTCCTGGTTGGTTTAAATGGCTGCTGTTGCTGGTGGGGTTTGTGCTGGGCGCTGCCATTACCCTGTCGGAACCGGCCGTCACCGTACTGGGGGAACAGCTTGAAGAAATAACCAACGGTCATATTACAAAAATGTCTATACGCATCACCCTGGCTATCGGTATAGGCTTTGCCGCCTTGATCTGCATGGTGAAGATCCTGACCCAAATCAATATTCTTTGGTTTTTGATTCCTCTCTATGCCATAGCGCTGATTATGCTCAGATTTTCCTCCCGGCTGTTCGTGGGTCTGGCCTTCGATTCGGGGGGAGTTACAGGGGGCGCCTTGACATCGGCCTTTTTAACTCCCCTTACCCTCGGAACGGCCCAGGCTGTAGCGGCCTCAGCGGGACCGGGTGCCCAGTCGGTTTTGATCAACGGGTTCGGGATCATTGCCTTTATCTCGGTTACACCCTTAATCGCTGTGCAGGCTTTAGGCATAATTTATGATATACGGCTTAGCAAGACACGGAAGCTCATCACTGAGGCCGAGGCAGCGGAGCTTGAGGAACTGGCTGCACTTGCTGCCCAGGCGGGGAAAACTGAAACAAGGGATGTTCAAAAAAAGGAAACAAATGAGGAGAGCTTCATCATGGAGGTAAAGGATCGTCATGAATAA